One window of Ziziphus jujuba cultivar Dongzao chromosome 5, ASM3175591v1 genomic DNA carries:
- the LOC107421579 gene encoding receptor protein-tyrosine kinase CEPR2 — protein sequence MASKVPFLSLHFLQAFVFLNSLLFPPCMALSVETEALLQFKRELKDPLNFLDSWKDSDSPCGFSGVTCDLVSGKVTEISLANKSLSGEISTSIAALESLTKLSLASNHISGKIPPQLTNCSNLRELNLSINVMFGRIPDLSTLKALRILDLSTNYFSGSFPTWIGNLTGLVDLGLGLNEFDEGVIPENLANLKNLSWLFLSNSHFIGEIPESIFELKELGTLDISRNKISGKLSKSISKMRKLFKIELFANNLTGEIPPELANLTLLREFDISTNNFHGILPPEIGNLKHLTVFQLYENNFSGEFPPGFGDMQHLFAFSIYGNSFTGDFPANFGRFSPLDSIDISENQFSGNFPRFLCENRKLKFLLALQNNFSGEFPDSYANCKSLERLRISKNHLSGEIADGVWELPYATMIDFGYNDFSGGISPTIGFSTSLSQLVLYNNRFSGNLPSELGKLINLERLYLNNNNFSGEIPSEISNLMQLSSLHLEENSLTGPVPAELGNCVRMVELNLARNSLSGNIPYTFSLMSTLNSLNLSENKLTGLIPLNLEKLKLSSIDLSENDLSGRVPFDLLTMGGYKAFKGNKELCVDQKSRTGANLDMSICSTKPSKKSFLQDKMVLFCIIASLIAVLAGFLIVSYKNFKIGVGDIENNLGEGMETESKWKLSSFHQLEFDVEEICDLDEDNLIGSGSTGKVFRLSLKKNGSTVAVKQLWKGDGVKVLAAEMDILGKIRHRNILKLYASLTKGGSSFLVLEYMVNGNLFQALHREIKGGQPELDWYQRFRIALGSARGIAYLHHDCSPPIIHRDIKSTNILLDQDYEPKVADFGFAKIAEKSQKGSDYSSFAGTHGYIAPELAYTLKVTEKYDVYSFGVVLLELVTGRKPIEEEYGEGKDIVYWVSTHLHDRENVLKVLDDKVASESIRDDMIKVLKTAILCTTKLPNLRPTMREVVKMLIDADPCSLRSPDDNSERNSKVLV from the exons ATGGCCTCCAAAGTCCCCTTCCTTTCCCTCCATTTCCTACAAGCGTTTGTATTCTTAAATTCCTTGCTCTTCCCGCCCTGCATGGCTCTAAGTGTTGAAACAGAAGCCTTGCTTCAATTCAAAAGAGAGCTCAAAGACCCTTTGAACTTTCTTGATTCCTGGAAAGATTCTGATTCCCCATGTGGTTTTTCTGGTGTTACTTGTGATCTGGTTTCCGGGAAAGTTACTGAAATCTCTCTTGCAAATAAGTCTCTCTCAGGTGAGATTTCGACCTCCATTGCTGCCCTCGAGAGCTTGACCAAGCTCTCATTAGCTTCAAACCATATTTCAGGAAAGATTCCTCCCCAGCTTACCAATTGTAGCAATCTTAGAGAATTGAATCTCTCAATTAATGTAATGTTTGGAAGGATACCGGATCTTTCCACCCTTAAAGCCTTGCGGATTCTTGATCTGTCTACGAATTACTTCTCTGGAAGTTTTCCCACTTGGATAGGAAATCTGACAGGGCTTGTTGATCTGGGACTTGGGctaaatgaatttgatgaaggtGTTATTCCTGAGAATCTTGCAAATTTGAAGAACTTGTCTTGGCTTTTTCTGTCAAATTCCCATTTCATCGGAGAGATTCCAGAGTCTATTTTCGAACTCAAGGAGCTGGGCACATTGGACATTTCAAGAAACAAAATCTCTGGGAAGCTCTCGAAGTCGATTTCGAAAATGAGGAAGCTTTTCAAGATTGAACTCTTTGCCAACAATTTGACTGGAGAAATCCCACCCGAGCTTGCCAATCTTACCCTTCTGCGGGAGTTTGATATCTCTACAAACAATTTTCATGGGATATTGCCTCCAGAAATTGGAAATCTGAAACATTTGACAGTTTTCCAGTTATATGAAAACAACTTCTCTGGAGAATTCCCTCCTGGTTTTGGGGATATGCAACATCTTTTTGCTTTCTCAATATATGGGAACAGTTTCACTGGTGACTTTCCAGCAAATTTTGGCAGATTCTCACCATTGGACAGCATTGACATATCCGAGAATCAGTTTTCTGGCAATTTCCCAAGGTTTTTGTGTGAGAACAGGAAGTTAAAGTTTTTGCTTGCTTTGCAAAACAACTTTTCTGGGGAGTTTCCGGATTCATATGCAAATTGTAAATCTCTAGAGAGGTTAAGAATAAGTAAAAATCATTTATCTGGGGAGATTGCTGATGGCGTTTGGGAACTACCATATGCAACAATGATTGATTTTGGTTATAATGACTTCAGTGGAGGGATATCTCCCACGATAGGTTTTTCTACCAGCTTGAGTCAATTGGTATTATATAACAATCGCTTCTCAGGCAATCTTCCATCGGAGCTTGGCAAGCTGATCAACTTAGAGAGGCTCTATCTGAATAACAATAACTTCTCTGGTGAAATACCTTCAGAAATCAGTAATCTTATGCAGCTTTCATCATTACATTTGGAAGAGAATTCATTAACGGGACCGGTACCAGCTGAACTTGGTAACTGTGTGAGGATGGTGGAGTTGAATCTTGCTCGTAATTCTTTGTCTGGTAATATCCCCTATACATTTTCACTAATGAGCACATTGAATTCTCTGAATCTTTCGGAAAATAAACTTACAGGTTTAATTCCACTAAATTTGGAGAAATTGAAACTAAGTTCCATAGATTTGTCTGAAAATGATTTATCTGGAAGGGTCCCATTTGATCTATTGACCATGGGTGGATACAAAGCCTTCAAGGGAAATAAGGAGCTCTGTGTTGACCAGAAATCCAGGACTGGTGCAAATTTGGATATGAGTATTTGTTCTACCAAGCCCAGTAAGAAAAGTTTCCTGCAAGATAAAATGGTTTTGTTCTGCATAATAGCTTCCTTGATTGCTGTTTTAGCAGGGTTCCTGATTGTAAGCTATAAGAACTTTAAGATTGGTGTTGGTGACATAGAAAACAACTTGGGAGAGGGAATGGAAACAGAATCAAAATGGAAACTTTCATCTTTCCACCAATTGGAATTTGATGTAGAAGAAATATGTGATTTGGATGAGGACAATTTGATTGGAAGTGGCAGTACCGGGAAAGTTTTTCGCTTAAGTTTGAAGAAAAATGGCAGTACGGTGGCTGTGAAGCAATTGTGGAAAGGAGATGGTGTGAAAGTTCTGGCAGcagaaatggatattttggggAAGATCAGGCATAGAAATATATTGAAGCTTTATGCCTCTTTGACAAAAGGAGGATCAAGTTTCTTGGTCTTGGAGTACATGGTAAATGGTAATCTGTTTCAAGCACTTCATAGAGAGATCAAAGGTGGGCAACCAGAATTGGACTGGTATCAAAGGTTTAGGATTGCTTTGGGATCAGCAAGGGGAATTGCTTATTTACACCATGATTGTTCACCACCGATTATTCACAGAGATATAAAGTCAACCAATATCCTACTCGATCAGGACTATGAGCCTAAAGTTGCTGATTTTGGTTTTGCAAAGATTGCAGAAAAATCTCAAAAGGGTTCTGATTATAGTTCTTTTGCTGGCACTCATGGTTATATTGCTCCTG AACTAGCATATACTCTCAAAGTCACTGAAAAGTATGATGTGTATAGTTTTGGCGTGGTGCTGCTAGAACTAGTTACTGGTAGAAAACCGATTGAAGAGGAGTATGGTGAAGGAAAAGACATAGTTTATTGGGTTTCAACACATCTCCATGATCGCGAAAATGTCCTCAAGGTTCTCGATGACAAAGTGGCATCTGAGTCAATCCGAGATGACATGATTAAGGTGTTGAAGACTGCTATTCTATGTACAACAAAGCTTCCAAATCTGCGCCCTACAATGAGAGAGGTGGTGAAAATGCTTATTGATGCTGATCCTTGCTCTCTCCGGTCGCCAGATGACAATTCAGAAAGAAACAGCAAGGTTCTTGTCTAG